A region from the Prionailurus viverrinus isolate Anna chromosome E2, UM_Priviv_1.0, whole genome shotgun sequence genome encodes:
- the ZNF423 gene encoding zinc finger protein 423 isoform X3: protein MIGDGCDLGLGEEEGGTGLPYPCQFCDKSFIRLSYLKRHEQIHSDKLPFKCTYCSRLFKHKRSRDRHIKLHTGDKKYHCHECEAAFSRSDHLKIHLKTHSSSKPFKCTVCKRGFSSTSSLQSHMQAHKKNKEHLAKSEKEAKKDDFMCDYCEDTFSQTEELEKHVLTRHPQLSEKADLQCIHCPEVFVDENALLAHIHQAHANQKHKCPMCPEQFSSVEGVYCHLDSHRQPDSSNHSVSPDPVLGSVASMSSATPDSSASVERGSTPDSTLKPLRGQKKMRDDGQGWSKVVYSCPYCSKRDFNSLAVLEIHLKTIHADKPQQSHTCQICLDSMPTLYNLNEHVRKLHKNHAYPVMQFGNISAFHCNYCPEMFADINSLQEHIRVSHCGPNVNPPDGNNAFFCNQCSMGFLTESSLTEHIQQAHCGVGSTKLESPVVQPAQSFMEVYSCPYCTNSPIFGSILKLTKHIKENHKNIPLAHSKKSKAEQSPVSSDVEVSSPKRQRISASANSISNGEYPCNQCDLKFSNFESFQTHLKLHLELLLRKQACPQCKEDFDSQESLLQHLTVHYMTTSTHYVCESCDKQFSSVDDLQKHLLDMHTFVLYHCTLCQEVFDSKVSIQVHLAVKHSNEKKMYRCTACNWDFRKEADLQVHVKHSHLGNPAKAHKCIFCGETFSTEVELQCHITTHSKKYNCKFCSKAFHAIILLEKHLREKHCVFDAATENGTANGVPPAAGKKAEPADLQGMLLKNPEAPNSHEASEDDVDASEPMYGCDICGAAYTMEVLLQNHRLRDHNIRPGEDDGSRKKAEFIKGSHKCNVCSRTFFSENGLREHLQTHRGPAKHYMCPICGERFPSLLTLTEHKVTHSKSLDTGTCRICKMPLQSEEEFIEHCQMHPDLRNSLTGFRCVVCMQTVTSTLELKIHGTFHMQKLAGSSAASSPNGQGLQKLYKCALCLKEFRSKQDLVKLDVNGLPYGLCAGCMARSANGQVGGLAPPEPADRPCAGLRCPECSVKFESAEDLESHMQVDHRDLTPETSGPRKGAQTSPVPRKKTYQCIKCQMTFENEREIQIHVANHMIEEGINHECKLCNQMFDSPAKLLCHLIEHSFEGMGGTFKCPVCFTVFVQANKLQQHIFAVHGQEDKIYDCSQCPQKFFFQTELQNHTMSQHAQ, encoded by the exons ATGATCGGAGATGGGTGTGACCTTGGCTTGGGCGAGGAGGAAGGGGGCACAGGCCTGCCGTACCCTTGCCAGTTCTGCGACAAGTCCTTCATCCGCCTGAGCTACTTGAAGAGGCACGAGCAGATCCACAGCGACAAGCTGCCGTTCAAGTGCACCTACTGCAGCCGCCTCTTCAAGCACAAGAGGAGCCGCGACCGGCACATCAAGCTGCACACGGGCGACAAGAAGTACCACTGTCACGAGTGCGAGGCGGCCTTCTCCCGCAGCGACCACCTCAAGATCCACCTGAAGACCCACAGCTCCAGCAAGCCCTTCAAGTGCACCGTGTGCAAGCGCGGCTTCTCCTCCACCAGCTCGCTGCAGAGCCACATGCAGGCGCACAAGAAGAACAAGGAGCACCTGGCCAAGTCGGAGAAGGAGGCCAAGAAGGACGACTTCATGTGCGACTACTGCGAGGACACCTTCAGCCAGACCGAGGAGCTGGAGAAGCACGTGCTCACCCGCCACCCCCAGCTCTCCGAGAAGGCCGACCTGCAGTGCATCCACTGCCCTGAGGTCTTCGTCGATGAGAACGCGCTGCTCGCCCACATCCACCAAGCCCACGCCAACCAGAAACACAAGTGCCCCATGTGCCCCGAGCAGTTCTCCTCGGTGGAGGGCGTCTACTGCCACCTGGACAGCCACCGGCAGCCCGACTCCAGCAACCACAGCGTCAGCCCCGACCCCGTGCTGGGCAGCGTGGCCTCCATGAGCAGCGCCACGCCAGACTCGAGCGCCTCCGTGGAGCGCGGCTCCACCCCGGACTCCACCCTGAAGCCACTGAGGGGCCAGAAGAAGATGCGGGATGATGGGCAGGGCTGGTCCAAGGTGGTCTACAGCTGCCCCTACTGCTCCAAGCGGGACTTTAACAGCCTGGCCGTGCTGGAGATCCACCTGAAGACCATCCACGCGGACAAGCCCCAGCAGAGCCACACGTGCCAGATCTGCCTGGACTCCATGCCCACCCTGTACAACCTCAACGAGCATGTCCGCAAGCTGCACAAGAACCACGCCTACCCCGTGATGCAGTTTGGCAACATCTCCGCCTTCCACTGCAACTATTGCCCCGAGATGTTCGCCGACATCAACAGCCTGCAGGAGCACATCCGCGTCTCCCACTGCGGCCCCAACGTCAACCCGCCTGATGGCAATAACGCCTTCTTCTGCAACCAGTGCTCCATGGGCTTCCTTACCGAGTCCTCCCTCACGGAGCACATCCAGCAGGCCCACTGCGGTGTCGGCAGCACCAAGCTGGAGTCCCCGGTCGTGCAGCCCGCGCAGTCCTTCATGGAGGTCTACTCTTGTCCCTACTGCACGAACTCGCCCATCTTCGGCTCTATCCTGAAGCTCACCAAGCACATCAAGGAGAACCACAAGAACATCCCGCTCGCCCACAGCAAGAAGTCCAAGGCAGAGCAGAGCCCGGTCTCGTCTGACGTGGAGGTGTCTTCCCCGAAGCGGCAGCGGATCTCGGCCAGCGCCAACTCCATCTCCAACGGCGAGTATCCCTGCAATCAGTGCGACCTCAAGTTCTCCAACTTCGAGAGCTTCCAGACCCACCTGAAGCTGCACCTGGAGCTGTTGCTGCGGAAGCAGGCATGCCCACAGTGCAAAGAGGACTTTGACTCCCAGGAGTCCCTCCTGCAGCACCTGACGGTGCACTACATGACCACGTCGACCCACTACGTGTGCGAGAGCTGCGACAAGCAGTTCTCCTCTGTGGACGACCTGCAGAAACACCTGCTGGACATGCACACGTTCGTGCTGTACCACTGCACCCTGTGCCAGGAGGTCTTCGACTCCAAGGTGTCCATCCAGGTGCACCTGGCGGTGAAGCACAGCAACGAGAAGAAGATGTACCGCTGCACGGCCTGCAACTGGGACTTCCGCAAGGAGGCCGACCTGCAGGTGCACGTCAAACACAGCCACCTGGGCAACCCGGCCAAGGCGCACAAGTGCATCTTCTGCGGGGAGACCTTCAGCACTGAGGTGGAGCTGCAGTGCCACATCACCACGCACAGCAAGAAATACAACTGCAAGTTCTGCAGCAAGGCCTTCCACGCCATCATCCTGCTGGAGAAGCACCTGCGGGAGAAGCACTGTGTGTTTGACGCCGCCACCGAGAACGGCACGGCCAACGGGGTGCCCCCCGCTGCCGGCAAGAAGGCCGAGCCGGCCGACCTGCAGGGCATGCTGCTGAAGAACCCCGAGGCGCCCAACAGTCACGAGGCCAGCGAGGACGACGTGGATGCGTCAGAGCCCATGTACGGCTGCGACATCTGCGGGGCGGCCTACACCATGGAGGTGCTGCTGCAGAACCACCGGCTGCGGGACCACAACATCCGGCCCGGGGAGGACGACGGCTCGCGCAAGAAGGCTGAGTTCATCAAGGGCAGCCACAAGTGCAACGTGTGCTCGCGGACTTTCTTCTCGGAGAACGGGCTCCGGGAGCACCTGCAGACGCACCGGGGCCCCGCCAAGCACTACATGTGCCCCATCTGCGGTGAGCGCTTCCCCTCCCTGCTGACGCTCACTGAGCACAAGGTGACCCACAGCAAGAGCCTGGACACGGGCACCTGTCGCATCTGCAAGATGCCGCTGCAGAGCGAGGAGGAGTTTATCGAGCACTGTCAGATGCACCCCGACCTGCGCAACTCGCTCACGGGCTTCCGCTGTGTGGTATGCATGCAGACGGTCACCTCCACGCTGGAGCTCAAGATCCACGGCACCTTCCACATGCAGAAGCTGGCGGGCAGCTCGGCTGCGTCCTCCCCCAACGGCCAGGGGCTGCAGAAGCTCTACAAGTGTGCCCTGTGCCTCAAGGAATTCCGCAGCAAGCAGGACCTGGTGAAGCTTGACGTCAACGGGCTCCCCTACGGCCTCTGTGCCGGCTGCATGGCCCGTAGCGCCAACGGACAGGTGGGCGGCCTGGCCCCGCCCGAGCCCGCCGACCGGCCCTGCGCCGGCCTCCGCTGTCCCGAGTGCAGCGTCAAGTTCGAGAGTGCCGAGGACCTGGAGAGCCACATGCAGGTGGACCACCGTGACCTCACGCCAGAGACCAGTGGGCCCCGGAAAGGCGCCCAGACGTCGCCAGTGCCCCGG aaaaagacatacCAGTGCATCAAGTGCCAGATGACctttgagaacgagagagagatCCAAATCCATGTTGCCAACCACATGATTG